catattgataccctgaaacccactatgtcaatattgacctgctccacagagtcatatattacataagcttatgacttaaattgtcaacacaaaataaaacgtaaatactcctcagagcttactacacgacttaagtccttatcaacggtaaagtcacaaaaatggcttcctaccgtaaagctacaaaggcgctacctcaacttcagccacgattatcttaacctgcaggattaacccctacaccattgaatattataccgggttgccacacaacatacttgataagcttatgaaagcccgtatgagtaacttaAAACCACCACAaatcaactcacaccaaaactaaggaaaacaactcactccttgattcaTTAAACACTaactaaagaaagcaactcacgtCTTGTTTTCTTTAAATTCGcgaaataaggaaagcaactcacaccttaatTTCCTAAAAATCGTATATAAGGAAAGCAACAAacaccttgtttccttaaaacacaaattcatgagttagataacgcaccgttaccccatgaattacactagcagacagactagagctctaactgaaatcgtaaccactcgtccggccaaagaagTGATTACTCGATATACTGCCTAAGGTCACCATTTGACCTTAATTCCTCGGGCCTCACTATCCCTTGGAATAAAACATTTAAAGGAGTGGCTcaggactcaaaatgttacacaaatctcaatgcttttcaaaacaaaagaaatcaacatttcaacaatcatttgttttccgaaaagccacacccaaaacaataaaaagcaccattcatgcatattatttTCAACAATCACCAAAATCgacaaatacatatatatttcacgtaaatatataaatacataGTCATCCGCTTAGGAATGCCTACGAATatataccaactatagtttgcagttaaataaataactctcaaaacgataaaggtaattccgttcgtaaatgaaccttgtgagattactcacctcaaaatgcccgctgtgtcttcaatatagaacaaagctGTCAaaccacaaaataaccgtctaagaatacttcgtcaagtacctaatcacatacggtctcaaTTTAGTAACGAATCACAagcgatttaagtccgaaacccctgttttgaactaaagtccccaaagtgatgccaattgaggcgaaaccacatccgagaccacccaatgtctccggaatacttctacgatcgataggtcaaaatcacaagtcaaTCGaaagctcaaatcctcacggatcgaatcatcgAACGGTCTGAAACAGTAAATatcacaacatattcatacgaactccaaaaattatgtattatatatcgaaacgctcgtattgacgagtagatgatatataaaaccagaaagtatccattacatggccggaaagtTGCCAAAATGCCACCACAATCGGTGGCAcaaccaccaccggccaaaactcaaaactagattaatccaaccgtccaaaatgtcaagaacatcAAATagagcaactttaatacctggggttcaagccaactcAGCCTAGATTGCCACCTATCGCTACCACAAGCGCCGTGAACTATTCACCGTGAGTTGATCCAATTCCAACGTGAATCGATCAAAACTAACACCATAGATCGCTTGAGGAGACTCCTACGAACTCAACCCAAAAAACTTGAAGCCGTGACGTCTCCGAAACTAGGATTTCCAATTGGGTCTGACTACACTTGAGTTCACCGTATTCCAGCGTTGTACACAGTGAAAATCGTCGCTAGAGGACTTCACAGGGAAGAGTGCACGATGAAGGCGAGTCGGTCTGGGCTTGCTTCACCGGTaaaggtcgccggaaaagcAGGGTCGGGTCAGACGGGTACAGGTCAGGTCACTTgtgaaagagagagaatggaggTTTTGAAAAAGttccagaaaaggaaacttgccaaaatgaaaatagtaagtctCCGAAAACGGAAacccctatttatagaatttttccCAAACTTCAATCACttataactttctcatatgaactccgattttcacgttccacatgtccacgaactcgtatagatgcgctctacaactttcatgaaggaaggtTCTAGATAATCTCAATGTATAAAAACTCAACCTTGACCCGTCCCCCCTCCCCtcctaaatccacacttttgGAATAATTAATTGTCCGAAacaattccacttcacatacgacatacgaataaagcataataacaataatgcgcacaactggtccattattaactactaaaattaaataacgaaaatccaggtcatcacactatgttcaactcataagtcataactaTGTAATTcatttataataaaaataaatataaaaaccgTTTGGTTCTTGCATGATTTCAGTTactggaaaaaagaaaaaaaaagtttacctTTCCCGCATAGCATTGATATATATCATTATTCCTTAATTAATGTTTACTTTTCTTATGAtctttctcttcattttcttatGTTCATCATTCCTCGTAGGGTCATAGCTACGACCCATGTTAACATGAAGTTGAATCTTTGGTTGTTATGAGTAGTCATGAAAACAGAGCAACCTTGTGTGATATAGGCATTGCCTCAGCAATAAAAAAGGCAATTCATTTTGTTCAAACCGATAAGTACGTGCAATTTCTCCccttttttgaaatagaaaaaagaaaagataaaaattGAATTAGTTTTGTCCGTCTGACAGAATATCCAAATTAAAGCGCAAATATCACGAGACCAatcatgacaggacccgccccggatttgaccctgaaatccgaagtggccctgcaaggcccaccttagaagaaattctaccaaaaatttggcggaacttcccctaataATGGaatacccaaaacctgtagaaagacatttacacttctaaaccatccatccttattctcctggagccaccatgctccccaaatcaacatcctTCTATTTCACAGGTACAAATCTCAACCTAATAATATTGAtcccataggttatcagagcaattctaatataaaaggtaaacaaggaaaacatggATAAAATGGATACTCAGAAGTTGTGCTGTTGGCTATGTCTCAACTCTATGTACACCtaacctcaactaatctagcccgcaaactgggcatttgaaaccgaaaggcccaggggaaaataattgaaaaacacgttagtgtgagtggacaaaaataaataatcaagataatttaaatgaagcaaacttgaatactttcccacttatttaaatttataaaaccttgatgcatgcaacgttataaaacatatttctttagaCTCAAAATCTTgtaaaaacataccagccccgatggttaagagaaatcagactagccccgttagtcaagtaacaatagaatatggggaagaagaaattaTCACCATACGgataaaggagccccttagacTCTACCCTTGACTGCCACTCatacatagattgtgtgaggaggagaactaataacctcgactaccactcacgtgaagagaagaataaatcacctcgactgccactcacaaacacaaagtaagtgaggaggagacactaTAGAACGACCCcagtatggtgaagaaaataattaaaaaccaataaatccataaatccataaaacttccctaATTTCTCATAAGAACAATAAGtctattccaatgacgtggccccgcacgccaaaatattctcaaattcataaCCAAATAGGCGAGatcaaattataaataataaatcagaaacaaaaccaaatgcaaaatcatcattaaggtattcccaatgccaaaacccaaagtcgataaataaataagaaaaatatctccatcgaaatctcattttgaAAATCTTTTAGAAATCacaaatcgacgaatagaaatataattaatttcaGAGaccacctcggaaaataattcgttgAAAATCATTAACAAAATGGTAGATCatactttattttgaaattcgCAATATCCTCTTTAAAACGTAGAGCCAAACTGATTTTGAAACTATAACCGAGATAAACCATAAATTCGAATAATACTCGTATATGGGAAATAAACCATTGAAAGCTCAATATCCAAGGAATAGTGACACAAATCCATTTCGCAAATCATAATCAAGGCAAAGTATATTCGATCTCCGAGAATCGTccttgaaagcaaatccacaaataaatcgaaaatcaaattctgaaattaaattatgggcaaaatactgtttagtccctgaagtatgccttcttcctcgtttcagtccctgcctttctaatttaatccctaaagtccctgaactcaaaatttttaGTCTAACCGGTCCATTCCCTCCATTTCCTCCGGTTGCTCGATGACGTGTCAGTTATGTACTTGCCAGCTCAGCGCCACGTAAGACACGGAACTTGTAAAGTGACGAGAATGCCCCTGCTTCAGTTTCTTTCAAAATTTCCTCCAAAATGGTCAAGAGTTTGACTACAAACCCTCAAATATTTAGCAGCAACAAAAACCACAATTCATCAACAACCTCGCCATaattaaaaatcaaatcaaacctAAAAGAAACATCCACAAACGAAGACGACCCAGTAGCAAAGACAACTTTACCTCAGGGATCGCAGCAAATCACGAACACGAAATCAAAACAATCAAAAGCAAAGCAAAAAGAGCAAAGTAAAATTATCTCAGCATCTTTTtcatctctcttctttcttatcttctttcttcctctgtCCAGAAACAAGAGATTTTCCTTTGATCTGGAAATTTTTCTTATCTTGTGTGATTCTTGATTTCCAGTAAACGAAGAACACAAAAATAGAAACAGGGAATctgatttctttctttccttactTCCCTTATTTTTTTCAAAGCAATCAAACAGAGGCTAAAGATCAAGCTGGCCCTACATTAACCAAGATTGTGAAAAAGCAACAAAGCTTTGCATTTTCTAATAGGAAATCGATGACCACCACAAGGCACAGAAATGGACGATTGTGATCGAATCAGGATTGTGAAAAGGCAAACTCAGCTGCAAATGACCGGAAATGCAAAGCAAACTTAGCTGCCGGGAAGGGGGCGTGGAACCTGACAATAACAACAACACCGCCGCCGCTACTCAAGTAGCTGCCAACCCCACTCATGCTCCTGCCCCTACTTTCAACCACCCTCCTTATGCTGAGGTGAGATTAAGCCGACACTCCACTCCACTCCACTTGAGCTAAAGTTcgattctttttgtttgttttggtgaaTTGATttcgatgtttttttttttatggttgcAGATGATACACATAGCTATTGCAGCATTGAACGAGAGAGACAGGTCAAGCAGGAGAGCTATAGCTAAGTACATCGAGCACGTCTACTCGAGTCTCCCACCAACTCACTCGGCCTTGTTGACTCGCCATCTCAAACGACTCAAGAACTCTGGTCATCTTGAGATGGTCAAGAAGTCCTACAAGATCCCAGGTCCTCCCAGATCTGACCCTCCACCTCCTCCTGCAACTGACTCTCCTGCTCCTACCTCTGTTGCCTCTCCCGGTCAGCCCCGTGGCTGGCATTGGTGCGATATCAGACTATCACTGATTCACACCAAATATTAGACAAATGCCCGTTGACTTAGGGGTtctgagagaagagaggaggaGGACGACGTCATACAGGCAACGATGCGACGGCGCGTGAGATACTTCCGAGCATCAACGGACGACAGAGAGGCTGCCGGTGGATCGTCGGAGGCCGCTGAGCACGATAGTGGTGGAGGTGAGGCACGGTGGTGCCTAGATATTCACtggtagaggagagagagaaacccagatctattttctctctcctcaagtTCTCTCTGAGCAAGAACCCCAATtgcattttgttttctctctcctcgagtTCTCTTTGAGCAAGAACCCCAATTGCATTTTGATTGAGGCCATGGGCATTCTCGTCACTTTACAAGTTTCGTGTCTTACGTGGCGCTGAGCTGGCAAGTACATAACTGACACGTCATCGAGCAACCAGAGGAAATGGAGGGAATGGACCAGTTAGACTAAATATtttgagttcagggactttagGGATTAAGTTAGAAAGGCAGGAACTGAAACGAGGATGAAggcatacttcagggactaaacagtattttgccctTAAATTATATACACAAAATATAACGTGATAagttaaataaagcattaattcaagaaataaGCGCATGTAtcaacatttaaaacaaaagtctgCTCAAAGTACTATTTCAGCTACCACGCATACGGGTTTCTTCGTCGAGCggtagctcggtacgtcgccctgtacaaaATTATTCGCAAATTAAATACGAttttaaaatcaaatcctcGTAAAATCACTTCACTGTTTCTTCTCTGATTCAAGCCAAACTCCACCACTAATATCAATCTATTGATTAAAGTATTCCATAgcggaaacaagggaaatccgaaggttgGATTCCCCTAAACCGACctccaaaactccaaacttcataATTcacaatcaatgtcaaacttctctaaaattcaccaaaattacatattcaacctctacaataATTATAGGacttaactagctaaaaattgaagcAAGAAACCTGCTTTACGCGCCCCTACGTGCCAACCACAGTAGTGGCACTTGGGCCCCATGCGCTATCGGCCACCacctctgatggccaccaaattttggaagcaacacctactcaacaagcctaacaactttctcaactgtgacaaagtcagaaattaCCTCTAAGTGGtcgaacaattaagcaaccTGATTGTACAGtgaaattttctaattatgctttcttcctccacgcttcaaatCGCTGCAAAAAGTTTGGagagcatgaagagtggctcaaggTGCTTCTAATGGACTTGGGTttgtggccggaggtggccggattAGAGAGAAACCGGCGTTGACTTCCAAACGTGAAGTTTATGGCCATGGTTCTCCTTTTTCCGGCCAAAGCACCGTGTTCCACCATCACAGATGCATTAGGGACAGAGAGAGGAGTCGAACGGTGGTCGCGGCTCGTTCCCAGGTGGTCGGGTTTGCTGTCGGTGGCGGTGAACAGTAGtggttgaagagagagagagagagagagagagaatgaaaaaTTACCATGCAACACAGTAATAATTTAAATTTATaccaacttaccatgaacagtaatttccatTTTCCTCTTATAACctttgcatacgaactctgatttttacgtaccacatatgcacggacttggtttaacgtcctttAATTACGACTTCTATGAAggaaactttctcaaattttgacccgaacaaaaagtccacttttagggctaccaaaagtatcgaaacagagtaaaaagtgaaagtaattgtcgtttactatccaaatgactagtaaaccgataaATTTAGATTCGGGACGTAACAAATCATTTTTATCTAGCCTCCTTTACAATAGCACTTTGCTTTCTACTCCATCTTCCTTCTTTTGTTCAATGTGAGGATAAGGAGTTTGTTAAAACGTCTGATAGAGGGTATACTTattccacttaccccagcaacaaatttcTATTCATACTCACCCCAATTTCAAATAAATGTCAATTTTTCCCTTAagataattaataaactacagccTGCTATTCATACTCACCCAATTTCAAATAAAATGTCAATTTTGCCCTTAagataattaataaattacagcctgctactctctctctctctctctctctagtcaGCACTATCGTCGAGGCTCAATCCAAGGCCACTGGAATTGCACTGTTGTTGAGGCTCAATCCGAGGCCATCGGAATCCCGCCATCGTCGTGCAACACGGTTTCGACTCAAACAGCGACTCCGACGTGCAACCCAAATTTCGATTTCAGTTTTTGACTTTGACGTGCAACAGCGACTCCGACACCGATAGCCGGGAAACTGTTGACATGGGTCTCTCACAGTGCATGTCCACAACtggcgaagaagaagaaaagaagggaaAGCTGTAGACACCAaaattttaatgaaaataaaatttattaaataattcggtcaacacttgaaattatgaccgaacaaatttagtcagcatgtgggtcccacaaaatgtgcACGTGGCTTATGAGTAAACAGAACCAAGCAGACTCAGGGAATGACATGTGGCGGCATACAAAAAGCACGAcggcaataaataaatttgttctGACTTAATCAGCTGATATTAAGGCGaatcaattaaattaaatcaattgattccgagtcaaatcaagtattaaatttcgtccgctgattagatgtcaatttatttaaattgataatcaagatgaaaatcagccatcaaattaattggctaattccttaacagtcgtgattaaatcagttaattaggactaattgatttgattatgttattaaggaaaatgcaattaattatgtgtcatcaaggcattccaaatgaagagagacgccgacactataaataccccttcacaaatcaagaaaaggacttcggcaaaaaaaagagaaagaaatactTTGgccaaaaaagagaaggaaatactctcaaaattcctgaagcctcccaagcacatgtgaagaaccctcaagctgccaaatagccggttcctcaCTAACCTCAAGTCAAAACATTCGTCACGTGTCGACACTCGTGACCATCGAACAACTCAAGATTAAGCatcaagcccttgagtgaaattcatcgtcggagatcgaatcagaggattaccaaagattgtaacccgcacttaaattaataaaattattatttttgtacacatGTCTGCATCTTGTTTGTTTTCAGATTCCTGTGTTTACAAATtagcacgcccagtgggacctcttTGCCTCTCATCTCCTTATCGGTAAGACGATTCCAAACAAATCAGTTCTAGCAATGGCTTCTAAGAACACTCAAGTCATCCCGAAGAACAAGTCCAAGACAACGACCTCAAAATCTAGCAGCAGCTCATCGGGTCACGTCACTCGAAGCATGGCAAAGGTTCAGCCTACAACATTTGTGGCTTTGCCTTCTAAGCCTCGCCAACCAATCATCAccctggaaagtttaggggcagGGAAGCATGTCTCTCGAAGTGAAGAGAGACAAGCTCCAAATACAAAATCAAGGGAGCGGTCGTTCTCACCTGCCTCTGATGAGAATTCAAGCACCGGATCATACCATGGAAGTCCTGATCCTGAAGAAAATAACACTTCTGGGATGCGGTCAGACAGTGCGTCTCACCTCTCAGCAATGCAAGTCATGATGACTGGGGCAACCACGCTCGAAGAGCAGGTAGCTAATCTGATAGAGGCGGTTCAAAATCTCACTAATACAGTCGAAGAAAAAGATATGCAGATTGCTCAACTTTGGAGCAGGCTCGAGAAACAAAATGATGAGAATTCTGCTCAGATTCCGTACAAGAATGACaaagagaaacaagaagaaacttcaaagACAAATGACAAAGATAGTGAAAGTCCACTTGGTTCTTTGTCCGTCCAGCAGCTGCAAGACATGATCAATAACTCCATTAGAGCTCAATATGGAGGTACCTCTCGTGATTCTCTCACATACTCCAAGCCATACACAAAAAAAGTGGATAGCTTGAGGATGCCATATGGGTACCAGCCGCCTAAGTTTCAGCAATTCGAGGGGAAGGGTAATCCAAAACAACATATTGCCCATTTTGTCGAGACTTGCAACAATGCAGGAACGGAAGGAGATCATCTTGTTAAGCAGTTTGTACGTTCATTAAAAGGCAACGCCTTCGAATGGTACACTGATCTGGAACCTGAGTCAATCGACAGTTGGGATTAGATGGAGCGTGAGTTCCTGAATCGTTTCTATAACACGAGGCGCACAGTGAGCATGATGGAACTTACTAACACCAAGCAATGGAAGGATGAATGTGCAATTGATTACATCAATAGGTGGCGTTTGTTGAGTCTCGATTGCAAAGATCTACTGTCAGAAGTATCTGCATTGGAAATGTGCAGCCAAGGTATGCACTTTGATTTGCTATATATCCTGCAGGGGATTAAGCCCCGTACATTTGAAGAGCTGGCTACTTGAGCACACGACATGGAGTTGAGTATAGCTTGACACAAAGGGAAGAAGGAGTCAATTGTTGACCAAAGGAAAGAAAAGGTCTTCGGAAGCAAGAATGATAAGGCACCTAAGAAATCTGCAAAAGAATCGATGACCGTCAACATTGCCCCAGTCAAAATCTCGACACAAGATAAGGAGGTTAAGAAAGTTGAGCCAACTCGCACCTACGACAGAACAAAGCTTTCGTTGAAGGAATGGCAACAaaagacatatcccttcccagatTCTGACGTGGCAGGCATGTTGCAAGATTTACTTGAGAAGAAGGTGATAGAGCTCCTAGAATGCAAACGGCCCGAGGATATGCACCGTGTCAAGGACCCGAAATACTGCAGGTACCACCAGATTAGTCACCCAGTGGAGAAATGCTTTGTTCTGAAAGATTTAATAATGAATCTCACCAAGCAAGGAAGGATTGAGCTGGATGTCGATGATGTTGCTGCGGTAAACTGCACTACCATCGTGTTTGGGTCATTCGAGCCTGCCCCTTTGCCTTCTCTTCTAATGAAAGCACCATATCAGCTTTCCAGAAAGCCATGCATGAAGTCAAAGTTAGAGGAAGTCAAGCCAATCCAGCAAGCAAGCCTCGCGCCTGTTGCTACTCCTAAAGTTGACTCAGTTGTCGATGACGAGAGATGGATACTTGTCACTCGAAGGAAGGCATGCAAGAGCCCGGCGCCATGTTTACCTATCACTTAGGCAAAATGCAAGCAATCACAAGAAAGTCAGCGTCTCGAGAAAGTTGGGACAAGATTTTTCAAAGAGAAGGGCAATCCTTCCGTTTGAAAACCCCATAGTGTGGTTTCATCAACAAAAGTCTTTCCCAAGAGAGGCAACGGACAAGAAAAGATGAGAGCTACCCACATGACCACAAGCTATgaaattggttcgaaggatccTGCCAAGGCTGAGTCAAGCACGGTCAATACAAACCAAACGTTAGAAGAGAACGAAGTGTTGAAGCAGCTAGAAGACCTACCATTGCACTTCACCATTTCTGATCTACTACAATTTCCAAAATCAACAAGATGTGCTTTGGTATAGGTGTTGATCGACACAGGCAAGAACTCCACAGACATTAACAAGGTGAAACCGAAGGAATGTGTCACGTGTGTTACAGATTGTGATGCCGTCCACTTTACGGATGAAGACCTTCAGTTAGGCTCTAAGCTGCACAATAGACCTCTCTTCGTGTCAGAGTATGTGCGAGATCAAAAGATAAACCGCATGCTTGTAGACGGAGGGTCCGCTGTAAACACCATGCCTAGATCGACTATGAAGCAACTTGGCATCAACATGGAAGAGTTGTCCTGAAGCCGTCTCAtgattcaaggcttcaaccaAGGGGGACAAAAAGCCATAGGGATGATCAGAGTAGATATGATGATTGGAGAAATGAAGTCGAATACTATGTTCCACGTGATCGATGCAAAGACCTCCTACAATTTATTGTTAGGATGACCGTGGGTTCACGAAAATGGTGTCGTCCCCTCCACTCTTCATCAATGCTTCAAGTTCTATGATGGCGGAGTAAAAACAGTAGCAGGTGATACTAAACCATTCACTGAAGCTGAATCTTACTTTACGGATTCCAAGTTCTACATGGATGATGAAATAGTAAAGGAAGTTCTCCGCTGGAGTACCCTCTACAGGGAAAACTGCAGAAGTGAGTAATAAGACGGTGGAATCCAGCATGGCAAGAGATTGCAATGAGGAACCACATAAAGTTTCATTGGAAATTAAAATGGCagcttcaaagaacaaaatcagcTCCTCTACTCCAGTTCTTTGTTATGTGCCAAGGTCTAGGTGAAAAGAAGGGGAGTCTCCTTTTGTGGAGGCAAATGAGCAAGAACGTCCGCGAAAGCTAGATGAGAAGGACGTAGAATTGTTAAAAGAAACATCAACCATACCATTGACGAAGTTGAGCAACGCAACTCCCACCAAGCAGCCGCTAAAGGGGTTTGTCAAACCGATTCAAGGCAAGATAGAGCATGGGACACTTCCtgacaaaaggacaaaggaAGGATTTGACCCTGACGCTTACAAGCTGCTAGCAAAGGCTGGATATGACTTCGGTTCGTCAAGCAAGGAAGGTGGCCAAGTCATCCTTGGTAAAAAGGTGCATGAGCTTAATGAATCTCAAAGGAGGTTAAGAGAGCAAGGATGCACAGTTGACCCTGCTAAAGCAGGTCTTGGTTTTGTACTAGGCAAACCAATTAAAAtttcaggaagaagaaaagttgcAAAGGCAAGCACGCAACACATTAGTGTTGAGGTAGTAGAAGAAGAGGCTCAAGAATCTGAATCTGCCT
This portion of the Rosa chinensis cultivar Old Blush chromosome 1, RchiOBHm-V2, whole genome shotgun sequence genome encodes:
- the LOC112164626 gene encoding HMG-Y-related protein A — encoded protein: MQSKLSCREGGVEPDNNNNTAAATQVAANPTHAPAPTFNHPPYAEMIHIAIAALNERDRSSRRAIAKYIEHVYSSLPPTHSALLTRHLKRLKNSGHLEMVKKSYKIPGPPRSDPPPPPATDSPAPTSVASPGQPRGWHCDSDTDSRETVDMGLSQCMSTTGEEEEKKGKL